A DNA window from Impatiens glandulifera chromosome 7, dImpGla2.1, whole genome shotgun sequence contains the following coding sequences:
- the LOC124944670 gene encoding cullin-1-like, whose amino-acid sequence MNQLKVIELDEGWLFMQRGIMKLKRLLEGLPESNFSSEEYMMLYTTIYNMCTQKPPHDYSQQLYEKYREAFEEYINSTVLPSLREKHDEFMLRELVQRWANHKVMVRWLSRFFHYLDRYFISRRSLPALNEVGLKCFRDLVYQELKGKMKEAVIALIDQEREGEQIDRALLKNVLDIFVEIGMGEMDHYINDFEEDMLKDSGDYYSRKASNWIVEDSCPAYMLKAEECLKRERDRVSHYLHSSSEEKLVEKVQNELLVVYSTQLLEKEHSGCHALLQDDKVEDLSRIYRLFCKITKGLEPVANIFKKHVTSEGTALVQQAEDAATNKAENGTSSQEQVFVRKVIELHDKYMTYVNDCFANHTLFHKAIKEAFEVFCNKTVSGCSSAELLASFCDNILKKGGSEKLSDEAIEDTLDKVVKLLAYISDKDMFAEFYRKKLSRRLLFDKSANDDHERVILTKLKQQCGGQFTSKMEGMVTDLTLAKENQNHFEDYLSKNPNASPGIDFSVNVLTTGFWPTYKSSDLSLPAEMVKCIEVFKEFYETKTKHRKLTWIYSLGTCNINGKFEQKTIELILGTYQAAALLLFNSTDRLSYSEMKIQLNLADEDLTRVLQSLSCGKYKILIKDPISKIVSHNDWFAYNTKFTDRMRRIRIPLPPVDERKKVVEDVDKDRRYAIDASIVRIMKSRKVLGHQQLVMECVEQLSRMFKPDFKAIKKRIEDLITRDYLERDKENPNLFKYLA is encoded by the exons ATGAATCAACTTAAAGTCATAGAGTTAGACGAAGGATGGCTATTCATGCAAAGGGGTATTATGAAGCTGAAGAGACTTCTGGAGGGTCTACCAGAATCCAACTTTAGCTCAGAAGAGTATATGATGCTATACAC TACTATCTACAATATGTGTACCCAAAAGCCTCCTCATGATTATTCACAGCAGCTCTATGAAAAGTACAGAGAAGCATTTGAGGAATATATTAATTCAACG GTGCTACCTTCCCTGAGAGAAAAACATGATGAGTTCATGTTGAGGGAGCTTGTACAGAGATGGGCAAATCACAAAGTGATGGTCAGGTGGCTTTCACGATTTTTCCACTACCTTGATCGCTACTTCATCTCTAGAAGGTCCCTTCCTGCTCTTAATGAAGTTGGGCTTAAATGCTTCCGAGATTTG GTTTACCAGGAATTGAAGGGAAAAATGAAAGAGGCTGTGATTGCACTG ATTGACCAAGAACGTGAAGGAGAGCAAATTGACAGAGCATTGCTCAAGAATGTCCTTGATATATTTGTTGAAATTGGGATGGGAGAAATGGATCACTACataaatgattttgaagaagatatGCTTAAAGATTCTGGAGATTATTACTCTCGGAAAGCATCAAATTGGATTGTGGAAGATTCTTGTCCGGCTTATATGTTGAAG GCGGAGGAATGCTTGAAAAGAGAGAGGGATAGGGTGTCCCATTATCTGCATTCAAGCAGTGAAGAAAAACTTGTGGAG AAAGTGCAAAATGAACTGCTAGTTGTTTATAGTACTCAATTGCTGGAAAAAGAGCATTCTGGATGCCATGCATTGCTTCAAGATGACAAG GTGGAAGACCTCTCCCGGATTTATAGGCTCTTCTGTAAAATTACTAAAGGTTTGGAGCCTGTGGCTAACATATTCAAAAAG CATGTTACTTCTGAAGGCACTGCCTTGGTGCAACAGGCTGAGGATGCTGCAACCAACAAG GCTGAGAATGGTACTAGTTCACAAGAACAG GTCTTTGTGAGGAAAGTAATTGAGCTGCATGACAAGTATATGACTTATGTGAATGATTGTTTTGCTAACCACACACTGTTTCACAAG GCTATCAAAGAGGCTTTTGAAGTATTTTGTAACAAAACTGTATCGGGATGCTCAAGTGCTGAGTTATTGGCTTCGTTTTGTGATAACATCCTCAAAAAAGGGGGAAGTGAGAAATTGAGTGATGAAGCTATTGAAGATACATTAGACAAG GTGGTAAAGCTGCTGGCCTATATTAGTGATAAAGATATGTTTGCTGAATTTTACAG GAAAAAACTTTCTCGCCGACTTCTTTTTGACAAGAGTGCTAATGATGATCATGAAAGAGTTATTCTGACAAAGCTAAAGCAGCAATGTGGTGGTCAGTTCACATCGAAGATGGAGGGGATG GTCACTGATCTGACTTTAGCGAAGGAAAATCAGAATCATTTTGAGGATTACTTGTCAAAAAATCCAAATGCAAGTCCTGGAATTGATTTTTCCGTTAACGTCCTTACTACTGGATTTTGGCCCACATACAAATCATCTGACTTGAGTCTTCCTGCAGAGATG GTGAAGTGTATTGAAGTCTTCAAGGAATTTTATGAAACAAAGACAAAACATAGAAAGCTGACATGGATTTACTCCTTGGGTACATGCAATATAAATGGGAAGTTTGAGCAGAAAACCATAGAGCTTATATTGGGTACCTATCAG GCTGCTGCTCTACTGCTGTTTAACTCCACTGATAGACTCAGCTATTCAGAAATGAAGATCCAGCTAAATTTGGCTGATGAAGATTTGACAAGAGTTCTTCAGTCTCTATCATGTGGCAAGTACAAGATACTTATTAAGGATCCAATATCTAAAATCGTCTCTCATAATGATTGGTTTGCATACAACACCAAATTTACAGACAGAATGAGGAGAATAAGG ATTCCTCTCCCGCCAGTGGATGAAAGAAAGAAGGTGGTTGAAGATGTTGACAAGGACAGGCGTTATGCAATCGATGCTTCCATTGTCCGCATAATGAAGTCTCGCAAGGTTTTGGGTCACCAGCAATTAGTCATGGAATGTGTTGAGCAGTTAAGCCGAATGTTCAAG CCTGATTTCAAGGCGATCAAGAAGAGGATTGAAGATCTGATAACTCGCGATTATTTAGAAAGGGACAAGGAGAATCCCAACCTGTTTAAGTATCTGGCCtga
- the LOC124945056 gene encoding probable xyloglucan endotransglucosylase/hydrolase protein 27 — protein MDSHLGLFLLSVVLVFASGFSRNLPILSFEDGYSHLFGDGNLMVLKDGKSAHLTLDERTGSGFVSQDIYRHGFFSASIKLPADYTAGVVVAFYMSNGDMYEDNHDEIDFEFLGNIRGKNWRVQTNVYGNGSTSTGREERYGLWFDPSEDYHDYSILWTEKHIVFYVDDIPIREVKRNEEMGGDFPSKPMSLYATIWDGSSWATNGGKYKVNYKYAPFVARFSDFILHGCAVDPAEPSSSECDVSPYFVSLVNEEITPEQMEKMGSLRKKYLQYSYCYDRFRYKIPLPECEIVSQEADHLLRFDPVTFGGDHHRRGKRHRRSKGISAV, from the exons ATGGATTCTCATCTGGGTTTGTTTCTTCTGTCCGTTGTTCTTGTTTTTGCTTCTGGGTTTTCAAGAAATCTACCAATCTTATCCTTTGAAGATGGGTATTCACATCTTTTTGGAGATGGAAATCTAATGGTTTTAAAGGATGGGAAATCAGCTCATCTCACTCTAGACGAACGGACAG GTTCTGGCTTTGTATCGCAAGATATTTACCGTCATGGGTTTTTCAGTGCTTCTATCAAACTTCCGGCAGATTATACCGCCGGCGTGGTTGTTGCTTTTTAT ATGTCAAATGGTGATATGTACGAGGATAATCACGATGAAATAGACTTTGAATTTCTGGGGAATATAAGAGGTAAAAACTGGAGAGTCCAAACTAATGTTTACGGCAATGGAAGCACAAGCACAGGTAGAGAAGAAAGATATGGACTCTGGTTCGATCCATCTGAAGATTATCATGACTACAGCATTCTTTGGACTGAAAAACATATAGT attttatgttgatgatataccCATAAGAGAAgtaaaaagaaatgaagaaatgGGCGGAGATTTCCCATCAAAGCCGATGTCTTTATATGCAACAATTTGGGATGGTTCTTCATGGGCTACTAATGGAGGTAAATACAAAGTGAATTACAAATACGCCCCATTTGTTGCCCGTTTCTCGGATTTCATTCTCCATGGCTGTGCTGTTGATCCGGCTGAACCGTCTTCATCGGAATGTGATGTATCTCCTTATTTCGTTTCACTGGTTAATGAAGAAATCACGCCGGAGCAAATGGAGAAGATGGGTAGTCTTAGAAAGAAGTATTTACAGTATTCTTATTGTTATGATCGATTCAGGTATAAGATTCCATTGCCGGAATGTGAGATTGTTTCTCAGGAAGCTGATCATCTTCTCAGGTTTGACCCTGTTACATTCGGCGGTGATCATCACCGTCGTGGAAAAAGACACCGCCGGAGCAAGGGAATTAGTGCTGTTTGA